The following coding sequences are from one Gemmatimonadota bacterium window:
- a CDS encoding Gfo/Idh/MocA family oxidoreductase, translating to MKDVLSVGLIGAGSNAGGHARGIAANENIRLAAVMDIDRSRAEALATEHKARAYGVLDDLFSDPEVEAVHVCSIHKVHAEQVVAAARAGKHVLVEKPMALSVAECDRMIAACEDAGVVLMVGQVMRHFPVNLKVKALIQEGAIGEVGHMIRRRYGNFDPPDRSWYLDLELGGVCVLYCFGPHEYDILPWYIDSPVVKVYSQGSESAERYAGQKDSYSTIMNHKDGTVSVLTQTVVTHTSAHDTYIMGSEGSIWMTNQKLMVNGKEVLIDETTRVGMPSQIAEFVGCCLHGKVPDANGRSVRHTMAVIEAAKLSAECGEPVMVDGEDV from the coding sequence ATGAAGGACGTTTTATCTGTTGGGCTGATTGGTGCAGGTTCGAATGCGGGGGGACATGCGCGCGGTATTGCGGCGAATGAGAATATCCGTTTGGCGGCGGTTATGGATATTGACCGCAGTCGGGCAGAGGCTCTTGCGACTGAGCACAAAGCCCGCGCTTATGGAGTGTTGGATGATTTATTTAGTGATCCCGAAGTTGAGGCTGTGCATGTGTGCTCAATCCACAAAGTACACGCCGAGCAGGTGGTTGCCGCTGCGCGTGCTGGAAAACACGTGCTGGTTGAAAAACCGATGGCGCTGTCTGTGGCTGAATGCGATCGCATGATTGCTGCGTGTGAGGATGCCGGTGTGGTGTTGATGGTGGGACAGGTGATGCGGCACTTTCCGGTGAATTTGAAGGTGAAGGCGCTGATTCAGGAGGGTGCGATTGGCGAGGTTGGGCACATGATTCGCAGGCGATATGGCAATTTTGATCCCCCGGACCGGTCCTGGTATCTCGATTTGGAATTGGGCGGTGTTTGCGTTTTGTATTGTTTTGGCCCTCATGAGTACGATATTTTACCCTGGTATATCGATTCTCCCGTGGTTAAGGTATATTCGCAGGGCAGTGAAAGCGCAGAGCGATACGCAGGGCAAAAGGATTCGTATTCGACGATTATGAACCACAAAGATGGCACGGTGAGTGTGCTGACGCAAACGGTGGTGACGCATACCAGCGCACATGATACGTATATTATGGGTAGCGAGGGATCTATCTGGATGACCAATCAGAAATTGATGGTCAATGGCAAAGAAGTACTCATAGATGAGACCACGCGGGTGGGGATGCCCAGTCAGATTGCCGAATTTGTAGGTTGTTGTCTCCATGGAAAAGTGCCCGATGCCAATGGCAGGTCTGTGCGACATACGATGGCTGTGATTGAGGCGGCAAAGCTCAGTGCTGAGTGTGGTGAACCGGTGATGGTAGATGGAGAGGATGTATGA
- a CDS encoding sulfatase-like hydrolase/transferase encodes MNQPNVIIIMSDQMKATASHLYGSAFCQTPSLERMANEGVLFKHAVTPHPLCVPCRISFWTSQFPHSHGGRRNQTLMPGDATHAFKLWKAAGYRCGLIGKNHCFEEQSDLDLFDVWCEIGHGGLPRDPTTKGMDWFRSRELINAAHAVRKNMPDISPQFSYGVSDFPLEDYSTGLVAGQTVRFLEQFGNEPFALWVSIPDPHTPYECPEQYAIAPDDVVMPPWRVDEYSDGTAPERNRVLHAMIGVEEDSIEDVKGCVGVYHGMVRFLDDGVGQILDALDRLNLRENTVVVFCADHGDFSGEHAQIAKGGAFYDCLTRVPLIVSWPGQVPQGVVDESCVNLIDIVPTVLQLQGYDVPRSMHGEGLPSVTDATPRDAAFSEYGAGGPAFTMADLEQLEKPWGRRAIGQSLQWREAEGRRKMVRTAEWKYVRDPMGDRDELYDLVNDPWELYNVVDNADHRDIIADLQLKLADWSIRTEDARPVPMPE; translated from the coding sequence ATGAACCAACCCAACGTGATTATTATTATGAGCGATCAGATGAAGGCAACGGCGAGCCATTTATACGGGAGTGCGTTTTGTCAGACGCCTTCTTTAGAGCGGATGGCGAATGAGGGCGTGTTGTTCAAACACGCAGTTACGCCGCATCCGCTGTGTGTGCCGTGTCGGATTTCGTTTTGGACCTCTCAGTTTCCACATTCGCACGGTGGGCGGCGGAACCAGACGCTGATGCCTGGAGATGCGACGCATGCGTTTAAGCTGTGGAAAGCTGCGGGATATCGGTGTGGGTTGATTGGAAAAAATCACTGTTTTGAGGAACAAAGCGATCTCGATTTGTTCGATGTGTGGTGTGAGATCGGACATGGAGGATTGCCCAGAGACCCCACGACAAAGGGGATGGATTGGTTTCGTTCCCGTGAGTTGATCAATGCCGCACATGCGGTGAGGAAGAATATGCCGGATATTAGTCCACAGTTTTCCTATGGGGTTAGCGATTTTCCGCTGGAGGATTATTCTACCGGGCTGGTGGCGGGGCAGACTGTGCGGTTTTTGGAGCAATTTGGCAATGAGCCGTTCGCGCTGTGGGTTTCCATTCCCGATCCCCATACGCCGTATGAATGTCCCGAGCAGTATGCGATTGCACCCGATGATGTGGTGATGCCGCCCTGGCGAGTGGATGAGTATAGCGATGGTACTGCGCCCGAACGCAACCGGGTGCTACATGCGATGATTGGGGTAGAAGAGGATTCGATTGAAGACGTCAAGGGTTGCGTGGGGGTGTATCACGGGATGGTGCGTTTTTTAGACGATGGCGTGGGACAGATTTTAGACGCGCTGGATCGGCTCAATTTGCGCGAGAATACGGTTGTGGTTTTCTGTGCAGATCACGGTGATTTTTCGGGTGAACACGCGCAGATTGCCAAGGGGGGCGCGTTTTACGATTGTCTGACGCGCGTGCCGCTTATTGTGTCGTGGCCGGGGCAAGTTCCGCAGGGTGTGGTGGATGAGAGTTGTGTCAATTTGATCGATATTGTGCCGACGGTTTTGCAATTGCAAGGGTATGATGTGCCGCGTTCTATGCACGGGGAGGGGTTACCCTCGGTTACGGATGCTACACCGAGAGATGCGGCGTTTTCAGAATACGGTGCTGGCGGACCAGCATTTACAATGGCGGATTTGGAACAGCTTGAGAAGCCCTGGGGAAGGCGGGCTATTGGGCAGTCTTTGCAATGGCGCGAGGCTGAGGGCCGCCGCAAGATGGTGCGTACAGCCGAATGGAAGTATGTGCGTGATCCAATGGGGGATCGGGATGAGTTGTACGATCTGGTGAACGATCCCTGGGAATTGTACAATGTGGTGGATAATGCCGATCACCGCGATATCATCGCAGATTTGCAATTAAAATTGGCGGATTGGAGTATTCGCACAGAGGATGCGAGACCCGTTCCAATGCCGGAGTGA
- a CDS encoding phytanoyl-CoA dioxygenase family protein: MSSLKEQYIEEGYVVVKDVLNPEQDIYPLQNAYSELLDALARIYLVETNSGALDRFDEMSFPERFAMSLGASRGTILHHLDPVLNIFVPTFQWRKDLPDARIPEMFALMRHPKVLDVLEVLIGPEIAASPIYHFNLKLAPDHLKLADQVAESVGADLSKEGFYTFQVGKTGWHMDAGSGLRDSHESEIINAWIPITHAIEENGCLVVIPGSHKEGVKYHPFPEDLDTQGITLPVDPGDIVFLDNKVMHSSTPNTSREDYRWAYNFRYLPVGQPSGRPFIPGFVARSRTAPETELHNAYVWSAMWVRCLDYLTEKGVPASYEDRSKMGLEEAQAITSHWRELTPDVDGWLRLGKD; encoded by the coding sequence ATGTCGTCCTTAAAAGAACAATACATAGAAGAGGGATACGTCGTTGTCAAAGATGTGCTCAATCCTGAGCAGGATATTTATCCCTTGCAAAATGCCTATTCTGAGCTTTTAGATGCGCTGGCGCGGATTTATCTGGTTGAGACTAATTCTGGAGCACTGGATAGATTTGATGAGATGTCTTTTCCCGAGCGGTTTGCGATGTCGCTCGGTGCGAGTCGGGGAACGATTTTACACCATCTCGATCCCGTGCTGAATATCTTTGTTCCGACTTTTCAGTGGCGCAAAGACCTGCCCGATGCGCGGATTCCCGAAATGTTTGCTCTTATGCGCCATCCAAAAGTCTTAGATGTTTTGGAAGTTCTTATCGGGCCGGAGATAGCTGCGTCGCCGATTTACCATTTTAATCTCAAACTGGCGCCCGATCATCTCAAGCTGGCAGATCAGGTGGCCGAGTCCGTGGGGGCAGATCTCTCAAAGGAGGGGTTTTATACATTTCAGGTGGGCAAAACAGGATGGCACATGGACGCAGGTTCGGGCCTGAGAGATTCTCATGAGAGCGAGATTATCAATGCGTGGATTCCGATTACCCATGCTATCGAAGAAAATGGCTGTTTGGTGGTCATTCCCGGCAGTCACAAAGAAGGCGTTAAATACCATCCTTTTCCAGAAGATCTCGACACGCAGGGAATTACTCTGCCCGTTGATCCTGGAGATATTGTCTTTTTAGATAATAAAGTGATGCACAGCTCTACGCCCAACACGAGTCGTGAAGATTATCGCTGGGCTTATAATTTCCGTTATCTTCCTGTTGGACAGCCCTCTGGTCGTCCGTTTATACCGGGTTTTGTTGCGCGCAGCCGCACGGCTCCAGAAACAGAACTGCACAATGCCTACGTATGGAGCGCAATGTGGGTTCGCTGTCTGGATTATCTCACTGAAAAGGGCGTGCCCGCATCTTATGAAGACAGGAGCAAAATGGGCCTTGAAGAAGCGCAGGCGATTACCAGCCACTGGCGCGAACTCACCCCCGATGTGGATGGTTGGTTGCGCCTGGGGAAGGATTGA
- a CDS encoding alpha/beta hydrolase, which yields MNQPNPEIQKFVQTFEDAMYGDGLTDLHSKGVAAARAFNDSRKMPDDMLPPIYHVEDSAISGETEEIPIRIYRPNDDRGLPLLMWFHGGGWVLGDLDTGELKCRKLAHDVGCVVVSVDYRRAPETPFPGAIDDCFAATLWAVASADELGIDSSRIAVAGDSAGGNLAACVALRARDAGLNLVFQLLVYPVIEANFDRASYSDNAEGYLLTASAMKWFWDCYVPNIADRNHPDVAPICASDLSGLPPALVMTAEFDPLRDEAEDYGHALKAAGVDAVTRRYIGMTHAFYMLPTEKTVNEIDAATNESIEALRWAFDNCEHQ from the coding sequence ATGAACCAACCTAATCCGGAAATACAGAAATTCGTGCAGACATTTGAAGACGCTATGTATGGGGATGGTCTGACGGATCTGCATAGCAAAGGAGTGGCGGCTGCAAGGGCTTTTAACGATTCGCGCAAAATGCCAGATGATATGTTGCCGCCTATTTATCATGTGGAAGACAGCGCTATTTCAGGTGAAACGGAGGAGATCCCCATTCGCATTTATCGTCCCAATGACGACCGCGGGTTGCCGCTTCTCATGTGGTTTCACGGTGGGGGCTGGGTGCTGGGCGATCTGGATACGGGAGAACTTAAATGCAGAAAACTCGCGCATGATGTAGGGTGTGTTGTCGTTTCAGTTGATTATCGCCGCGCGCCAGAAACGCCTTTTCCCGGTGCGATTGACGATTGTTTTGCCGCTACGTTGTGGGCGGTGGCTTCAGCGGATGAATTGGGGATTGATTCTTCCCGCATTGCCGTGGCTGGCGATAGTGCCGGGGGCAATCTGGCAGCCTGTGTCGCCCTTCGCGCCCGAGATGCGGGATTAAATCTCGTTTTTCAGTTGCTCGTTTATCCCGTTATTGAGGCAAATTTTGATCGTGCCTCTTATTCTGATAATGCCGAGGGGTATTTACTCACGGCGAGTGCAATGAAGTGGTTCTGGGATTGTTATGTTCCCAATATCGCTGACCGCAACCATCCCGATGTCGCGCCGATTTGCGCTTCTGATTTATCTGGCTTGCCGCCCGCGCTGGTTATGACTGCTGAATTTGATCCCCTCCGCGATGAGGCTGAAGATTATGGCCATGCCTTAAAAGCCGCAGGTGTTGATGCTGTTACACGGCGTTATATTGGTATGACGCATGCGTTTTATATGCTGCCCACCGAAAAAACCGTTAATGAAATTGACGCGGCAACCAATGAATCCATAGAGGCATTGCGCTGGGCTTTTGATAACTGTGAGCACCAGTAG